A genomic window from Candidatus Syntrophosphaera sp. includes:
- the dnaN gene encoding DNA polymerase III subunit beta — MRLAIEKKELVQHIQHLAGIVSSKTTSPILTNYLIEVDAKKGEVKITASDLEITVDVRFNAAVSEGGTIAVSARHFNEIVMQMPDAVIDLWKTEDLLMIQCNKIDFNILCADHTLFPILPDPKLDNATLVNPETFNRMVSKTAFAVSTDVNRAVLTGVCWKIMEKTNLMAATDGRKVAEIIVPNTAPVPSEEAKEDADGTIFQDAQSDMIVEKVIPVKTLNFLQKIHDPSIKEMKILMERNKIVFAYGNFTIVANIIEHKYPEYQKAFMNDLPNQVIVAKDSLHTSIRRVSLVAPDDNNRIRFEIDSERFEINTSDRDTGDAKEFVENYEYSGKPTSIAFNYRYMLSILEAIDTEKVCIKLGGSKEPMMVYNEPQPQNQKITFLLMPLRS; from the coding sequence ATGCGTTTAGCGATAGAAAAGAAGGAACTGGTCCAGCATATCCAGCATCTGGCCGGGATCGTTTCCTCCAAGACAACTTCACCCATCTTAACCAATTACCTGATCGAGGTCGACGCCAAGAAAGGCGAGGTCAAGATCACAGCCTCCGACTTGGAAATCACGGTTGATGTGCGCTTCAATGCCGCTGTCAGCGAAGGCGGTACGATAGCCGTTTCCGCAAGGCATTTCAACGAGATCGTCATGCAGATGCCCGACGCGGTGATCGATCTTTGGAAAACCGAAGATCTGCTGATGATCCAATGCAACAAGATCGATTTCAACATCCTCTGCGCGGACCACACTCTGTTTCCCATCCTGCCTGATCCCAAGCTGGACAATGCCACCCTGGTCAATCCCGAGACCTTCAACCGCATGGTCAGCAAAACCGCCTTTGCCGTATCCACGGATGTGAACCGCGCCGTTCTGACGGGGGTTTGTTGGAAGATAATGGAGAAAACCAATCTGATGGCCGCCACCGACGGACGCAAAGTTGCCGAGATCATCGTTCCCAATACCGCTCCCGTTCCCAGCGAGGAAGCCAAGGAAGACGCGGATGGCACGATCTTCCAGGATGCCCAGTCCGACATGATCGTGGAAAAGGTCATTCCCGTCAAGACCCTTAATTTCCTGCAAAAGATCCATGATCCCTCGATCAAGGAAATGAAGATCCTGATGGAGCGGAACAAGATCGTCTTTGCCTACGGCAATTTCACGATCGTTGCCAACATCATCGAGCATAAATATCCCGAATACCAGAAAGCCTTCATGAATGATCTGCCCAATCAGGTCATCGTTGCCAAGGATAGCCTCCACACCTCGATCCGCAGGGTTTCGCTGGTCGCTCCTGATGACAACAACCGCATCCGCTTCGAGATCGATTCCGAGCGCTTCGAGATCAATACCAGCGACCGCGATACCGGCGACGCCAAGGAATTCGTGGAAAACTACGAATATTCAGGCAAGCCGACCTCGATCGCCTTCAACTATAGATACATGCTCTCCATCCTGGAAGCCATCGACACGGAAAAAGTCTGCATCAAGCTGGGCGGCTCCAAAGAACCCATGATGGTCTACAACGAGCCGCAGCCCCAAAACCAGAAGATAACTTTCCTCTTGATGCCGCTGCGGTCATAG
- the recF gene encoding DNA replication and repair protein RecF (All proteins in this family for which functions are known are DNA-binding proteins that assist the filamentation of RecA onto DNA for the initiation of recombination or recombinational repair.), which translates to MILNQLALANFRNYESASFSLHPAGNLIIAPNGWGKTNLLEAVAYCGLGKSVHFHRDEELKRESADYFVVKGEFQEDTELGLKIQFSWQDGKKLLKINEIPVRQLSRIFESVKVIYSAPEDMNLVGGYPRFRRQYFDLAISQIYPEYITLLRNYLHVVGQRNNLLKLNYQPREKQSWDLQFAKLMLQVVAFRRKYLWLVNQAFAEQYPLVSEQVKDIRLAYVTHHHDGYPADAESVVRLLAGLENREKRYQRSLMGPHIDDYVFNLAGHNLKTFGSQGQKRITVIILKLIQAALIEDLTRIKPILLFDDVFAELDTLHTHCISEFVDYRYQVFIASPREDIAAEWKDLERLRLPGVQG; encoded by the coding sequence TTGATCCTGAACCAGCTTGCTCTGGCAAACTTCCGCAATTACGAAAGTGCCAGTTTCAGCCTGCATCCCGCTGGCAATCTCATCATCGCGCCAAATGGCTGGGGCAAGACCAACCTGCTCGAAGCCGTGGCCTATTGCGGCTTGGGCAAATCGGTCCATTTCCACCGGGATGAGGAACTGAAGCGCGAAAGTGCTGATTACTTCGTGGTGAAAGGGGAATTCCAGGAGGACACGGAGCTTGGCCTGAAGATCCAGTTTTCCTGGCAGGATGGGAAGAAACTGCTCAAGATCAATGAGATCCCCGTGCGCCAACTGAGCAGGATCTTCGAGAGCGTGAAGGTGATCTACTCCGCCCCGGAGGACATGAACCTTGTGGGAGGATATCCCCGCTTCCGGCGCCAGTACTTCGATCTGGCGATCTCGCAGATCTATCCTGAATACATCACACTGCTGCGCAACTACCTGCACGTGGTCGGCCAGCGCAACAATCTTCTCAAATTGAACTACCAGCCCCGGGAAAAACAAAGCTGGGACCTGCAATTTGCCAAGTTGATGTTGCAAGTGGTGGCTTTCCGCAGGAAATATCTATGGCTTGTGAATCAGGCCTTCGCGGAGCAATATCCTTTGGTGTCGGAACAGGTTAAGGATATCCGCCTGGCCTATGTTACTCATCACCACGACGGGTATCCTGCCGACGCGGAATCCGTCGTGCGGCTTCTCGCCGGGCTCGAAAACCGGGAGAAACGCTACCAGCGCAGCTTGATGGGACCCCACATCGACGACTATGTGTTCAATTTGGCCGGGCACAACCTGAAAACCTTTGGTTCACAAGGGCAGAAACGCATCACGGTGATCATCCTCAAGCTCATCCAGGCCGCCCTGATCGAGGATCTGACCAGGATCAAACCGATCCTGCTCTTCGACGATGTCTTTGCCGAGTTGGACACTCTGCACACGCACTGCATCAGTGAATTTGTGGATTACCGCTACCAGGTTTTCATTGCCAGCCCGCGCGAAGATATCGCGGCCGAATGGAAAGACCTGGAACGTTTGCGGCTTCCGGGGGTGCAGGGATGA